In a genomic window of Candidatus Sericytochromatia bacterium:
- a CDS encoding flagellar basal body P-ring protein FlgI, with protein MRLSTRLFVCMNLALGFAGAPQARAEILTQGADVRVKDIASFQGARPNQVAGLGLVVGLQGTGDSQQVRITNRAIENMIQRLNNIPPNELLNSLQTRNAALVTVTATLPAFLKPGQSVDVTVASLGDARAITNGVLLQTPLKATDGKTYVVAQGPISTGGFVSTASGSQTTKNNVVVGRVPNGGLVEREVPVTVVDNTGFMHINLVNPDYATAARMAESINKSALAVAQATDAGTVRCYVTSVYRDRVPELIARIEQLTLRPDHIAKVVIEERSGTVLLGANTRIDPVAISHGGLIVKVDTKTEVSQPPAFSQGRTVVTQNSNISVMEQPAKTLSFESGATLGQLIRALNALGVKPREMISIVQNIKAAGALNAHLEII; from the coding sequence ATGCGCCTGTCAACCCGCCTGTTTGTCTGTATGAACCTCGCGCTCGGCTTCGCGGGCGCCCCTCAGGCACGGGCAGAAATTCTGACCCAAGGGGCGGACGTGCGGGTCAAGGACATCGCGTCCTTCCAGGGGGCACGTCCGAATCAGGTCGCGGGCTTGGGGTTGGTCGTTGGCCTGCAGGGCACGGGCGATAGCCAACAGGTCCGCATCACCAACCGGGCCATCGAAAACATGATCCAGCGTCTCAACAACATTCCGCCCAACGAGCTGCTGAACTCCTTGCAAACCCGCAACGCGGCCCTGGTGACCGTCACGGCAACCTTACCGGCCTTTCTGAAGCCAGGCCAAAGCGTGGACGTGACGGTGGCGAGCCTGGGTGACGCGCGCGCCATCACGAACGGCGTGCTGCTGCAGACGCCGTTGAAGGCGACGGACGGAAAAACCTACGTCGTGGCGCAGGGTCCCATTTCCACCGGAGGTTTTGTTTCGACGGCCTCGGGCTCCCAGACGACCAAGAACAACGTGGTGGTGGGTCGGGTCCCGAACGGCGGCCTGGTAGAGCGAGAAGTCCCCGTGACGGTCGTGGACAATACCGGCTTCATGCACATCAACCTGGTCAACCCCGACTATGCCACGGCGGCCCGCATGGCCGAGTCAATCAACAAGAGTGCCCTGGCGGTGGCTCAAGCCACCGATGCCGGCACCGTGCGCTGCTACGTCACCTCCGTGTATCGAGACAGGGTTCCCGAACTGATCGCGCGGATCGAACAACTGACCCTACGTCCCGACCACATCGCCAAGGTCGTGATCGAGGAACGCTCGGGCACGGTGCTGCTCGGTGCCAACACGCGCATCGATCCGGTGGCCATCTCGCACGGCGGTCTGATTGTGAAAGTCGACACCAAAACGGAAGTGTCCCAACCACCGGCATTCAGCCAGGGGCGGACGGTCGTGACTCAGAACTCCAACATCAGCGTGATGGAGCAACCGGCCAAAACCCTCTCCTTCGAATCCGGTGCCACGCTGGGTCAGTTGATCCGAGCGCTGAACGCCCTGGGGGTCAAACCCCGCGAAATGATTTCCATCGTGCAAAACATCAAAGCCGCAGGCGCGCTGAATGCCCACCTCGAAATTATCTGA
- a CDS encoding rod-binding protein codes for MQPIASPAFLPLPAAGFQKPDAAARENQLKQAVDDFASILFSQMFREMREAGKDEDEGSVFGGGDTNLFMHLMDQELGDSYARAGGNPLREAMLRQLNKPTDPALTGRQGGSL; via the coding sequence ATGCAACCGATCGCCTCGCCTGCCTTTCTGCCGCTACCCGCCGCCGGTTTTCAGAAACCTGATGCGGCTGCGCGCGAAAACCAGCTCAAGCAGGCAGTCGATGATTTTGCCAGCATCTTGTTTTCGCAGATGTTCCGAGAGATGCGCGAGGCGGGTAAGGACGAAGACGAGGGCAGTGTCTTTGGCGGTGGGGATACCAATCTGTTCATGCACCTGATGGACCAAGAACTTGGCGATAGCTACGCCCGTGCAGGCGGAAATCCGCTGCGCGAAGCCATGCTGCGTCAACTGAACAAACCCACCGATCCGGCCCTCACAGGTCGCCAAGGGGGTAGCCTGTGA
- a CDS encoding sigma-70 family RNA polymerase sigma factor, translating into MTTQKPDTPAKVRGHAGFDDEQIKKYLPMVRSIARRISTKLPRHYDIEDLVSDGIMGLMAAADRFDPERGVKFETFATYYIKGAILDNLPKLPTIPNKPQKPVEEDVVPNEDEELQSDAVALSSKVTQITYSYILSLDAPQGSGDDGEDFNLLKQLGKSDTVQHEMELEELQQILRLAIEQLPIQERTTLRYYYFHHMSFSEIGQKLGLSESWVSRIHRRALEQLRHKLGKKKSIDDFISW; encoded by the coding sequence GTGACGACGCAGAAACCGGATACTCCCGCCAAAGTACGGGGCCATGCTGGGTTCGATGATGAGCAGATCAAAAAATATCTGCCGATGGTCCGCTCGATTGCCCGCCGCATCTCGACCAAACTGCCACGACACTACGACATCGAGGACCTCGTCTCCGATGGCATCATGGGCCTGATGGCCGCGGCCGACCGGTTTGACCCTGAACGCGGCGTGAAATTCGAAACCTTTGCCACCTACTACATCAAAGGCGCCATCCTCGATAACCTGCCCAAGCTTCCGACCATTCCGAACAAACCTCAGAAGCCCGTCGAAGAAGACGTCGTGCCCAACGAGGATGAAGAACTGCAGTCTGACGCGGTGGCCCTGAGCAGCAAGGTCACCCAGATCACCTACTCCTATATCCTCTCGCTTGATGCGCCGCAGGGCTCAGGAGACGACGGCGAAGACTTCAACCTTCTGAAGCAACTGGGCAAATCGGACACCGTCCAGCACGAAATGGAACTCGAAGAGTTGCAGCAGATTCTGCGCCTCGCCATCGAGCAGTTGCCGATTCAGGAACGCACCACGTTGCGTTACTACTATTTTCACCACATGTCTTTCTCCGAAATTGGCCAAAAACTGGGCCTCTCGGAATCGTGGGTGAGTCGCATCCACCGTCGCGCCCTCGAACAACTGCGCCACAAACTGGGCAAGAAGAAATCCATCGACGATTTCATCAGTTGGTGA
- the flgB gene encoding flagellar basal body rod protein FlgB — protein MHLTSLSMTAVERSLDGLAARQAAIAHNIANIATPGYVKREVPFEETLLQALDEAHRPISSSGGFTPEDGAPVTSLHNDPLISWRPVTTTSSEGPQRLDGNQVAVEKEISAMASNAIKFNALSAVIAKDFQLLRTIAQAR, from the coding sequence ATGCACCTGACATCCCTGTCCATGACGGCCGTGGAGCGGTCGCTCGATGGCCTGGCGGCTCGACAAGCGGCGATCGCCCACAACATCGCCAACATCGCCACGCCAGGTTATGTCAAACGGGAGGTTCCGTTCGAAGAAACGTTGCTTCAGGCCTTGGACGAAGCGCATCGCCCGATTTCGAGCTCAGGTGGTTTCACGCCGGAAGATGGTGCCCCTGTCACATCTTTACATAACGATCCTCTGATATCGTGGCGCCCGGTTACCACGACTTCCTCGGAGGGCCCCCAACGGCTCGACGGGAACCAGGTGGCGGTTGAAAAGGAAATCAGCGCGATGGCCAGCAACGCCATCAAGTTCAACGCGCTAAGTGCCGTTATTGCGAAGGACTTTCAGTTACTGAGAACCATCGCCCAGGCCCGTTGA
- the flgC gene encoding flagellar basal body rod protein FlgC, which produces MSTLSQVLDISASAMTANRFWLERISNNLANANTTQGPNGEAYRREIPIFAEILRQEVGGTQLPMGVEATGVAKDPSPFPRVYNPGHPHADAQGFVSMPNVNVVTEMVDMITASRTYEANISVSSAAKNMMSKAIEIGK; this is translated from the coding sequence ATGTCGACCCTCTCCCAGGTCCTTGACATCTCCGCCTCAGCCATGACGGCCAACCGCTTTTGGTTGGAACGTATTTCCAACAACCTCGCCAATGCCAACACGACCCAGGGCCCTAACGGCGAAGCCTACCGACGGGAAATTCCCATCTTTGCCGAAATTTTGCGCCAAGAAGTCGGCGGGACCCAACTTCCGATGGGGGTCGAAGCCACGGGCGTGGCCAAGGACCCCTCACCCTTCCCGCGCGTCTACAATCCGGGGCACCCTCATGCCGATGCGCAGGGCTTCGTGTCGATGCCCAATGTCAACGTGGTCACCGAGATGGTCGACATGATCACGGCGTCGCGCACCTACGAGGCCAACATTTCGGTCTCCAGCGCGGCCAAGAATATGATGAGCAAGGCCATCGAAATCGGTAAGTAA
- a CDS encoding flagellar hook-basal body complex protein FliE — translation MIQGISSGTPTDPFKLFEREFTAPLNRVRQSAPVMADGMPLDAAEGLGVTDGPTFGQVLQDALQSVEAEKAKAESLTLDFATGKPVDIHTMMIQVAKADVMMQVTSAVVSKSATSLNQLLQTQV, via the coding sequence ATGATTCAAGGCATTTCTTCCGGCACACCGACAGACCCCTTCAAGCTGTTTGAACGGGAATTCACGGCACCACTCAATCGGGTTCGGCAGAGTGCCCCTGTGATGGCCGACGGCATGCCGCTCGATGCGGCGGAAGGCCTGGGCGTCACCGATGGCCCCACCTTTGGGCAGGTCCTGCAGGATGCGCTGCAATCCGTGGAAGCGGAGAAGGCCAAAGCCGAGTCGCTCACCCTGGATTTTGCGACCGGAAAACCGGTGGACATTCACACGATGATGATTCAGGTGGCCAAGGCGGACGTGATGATGCAAGTCACCTCGGCGGTGGTGTCCAAGAGCGCCACCAGCCTCAACCAACTTCTACAGACCCAGGTGTAG
- the fliF gene encoding flagellar basal-body MS-ring/collar protein FliF has product MNFFAELPAPAKALIGGLVLLVLVLAGVAFMPRGGASGTNDALAGPAPGYTVLFTNMEPKTAGEAGKTLQASQIPFRISRNGTALEVPADRADDARVKLASEGIPKEGDLGFSQIFGEKLSSLVATDFEKKVAFNRALNGELSRIIRKIDGVQGASVIVNMPDDQLFTEQRKPTTASVMIKQDPAKRLSKQQVEGIQHLVASSVPGLKTNNVTVVSDTGTLMSDGMTENAGDVEDRVLAKALDRQLMLTRERETAVENKVQSLLDKIFGPGKSVVRVAADLDFTQKRTKTRLFAPPADGSGRAAPSQMQRVSERTNGGAAGGGLPGLAANTPKVPGYPLETIGTPSGNSYERTAESTQHGTYSMNDTLTEEEVGTIKRLSVTALIQGLPAERIPAMVQIVAATSGADVAGRGDQIVVQPVAFDSSQTDMLKQLLEQQEQAKQPNSIKKKEGGIPLSWIIGVAAGFLVLLLILAIVRLSNRKEDTTDVLVDSLGDTGMPANFDPNALGAFSQGEMTGQVPQMGEDGPFSFLEQTDPEMTADLLSQERPATAAGVLSQVNPGFAEMVLSVMSPELQDDILNRMQSGSTLPAFQARQVANNLKRRLGVPA; this is encoded by the coding sequence GTGAACTTCTTTGCGGAACTTCCGGCACCAGCCAAGGCCTTGATCGGGGGCCTGGTTCTCTTGGTTCTGGTCTTGGCCGGGGTGGCCTTCATGCCTCGCGGGGGTGCCTCGGGTACCAATGACGCGCTCGCGGGCCCAGCCCCGGGTTACACCGTCCTGTTCACCAACATGGAACCCAAAACTGCGGGGGAAGCCGGCAAAACCTTGCAGGCCTCCCAGATTCCGTTTCGCATCTCGCGCAACGGCACGGCGCTGGAAGTTCCGGCAGACCGGGCAGACGACGCCCGGGTCAAGCTGGCCAGTGAGGGAATCCCCAAGGAAGGCGATCTGGGCTTTTCCCAGATCTTTGGCGAAAAACTTTCCTCGCTGGTCGCCACCGATTTTGAGAAGAAAGTGGCCTTCAACCGGGCACTGAACGGAGAACTTAGCCGCATCATCCGAAAGATCGACGGGGTTCAGGGCGCTTCGGTCATCGTGAACATGCCGGATGACCAGCTTTTCACGGAGCAACGGAAGCCCACCACCGCGTCGGTGATGATCAAGCAAGATCCCGCCAAGCGGCTCAGCAAACAACAGGTAGAGGGCATCCAGCACCTCGTGGCCAGCTCCGTCCCAGGCCTCAAAACCAACAATGTGACAGTTGTTTCAGACACCGGAACGCTGATGTCAGACGGCATGACCGAGAACGCCGGCGACGTCGAGGACCGGGTGCTCGCCAAGGCCCTCGATCGCCAACTCATGCTCACCCGCGAACGAGAAACGGCCGTTGAGAACAAGGTTCAAAGCCTGCTCGACAAGATTTTCGGGCCCGGCAAGAGCGTGGTGCGCGTGGCCGCAGACCTCGATTTCACGCAAAAGCGAACCAAAACCAGGCTTTTCGCGCCACCTGCCGATGGTTCAGGACGCGCGGCCCCCAGTCAGATGCAACGCGTCAGCGAACGCACCAACGGAGGCGCCGCCGGCGGTGGGCTGCCCGGCTTGGCTGCAAACACGCCCAAGGTCCCTGGTTATCCGCTGGAAACGATTGGCACGCCGAGCGGCAATAGCTACGAGCGAACGGCCGAATCCACCCAGCACGGGACCTACAGCATGAATGACACGTTGACGGAGGAAGAAGTCGGCACCATCAAGCGCCTGTCGGTCACCGCTCTGATCCAGGGGCTGCCGGCCGAGAGGATTCCCGCGATGGTCCAGATTGTCGCCGCCACCTCGGGTGCCGACGTGGCGGGCCGCGGGGACCAGATCGTCGTGCAACCGGTCGCTTTCGACTCTTCGCAGACCGATATGTTGAAGCAGCTGCTGGAACAGCAAGAGCAGGCCAAACAACCCAACAGCATCAAGAAGAAAGAGGGGGGCATCCCCTTGAGCTGGATCATCGGCGTGGCCGCCGGCTTCCTGGTGCTCTTGCTGATTCTGGCCATCGTGCGCCTCTCGAACCGCAAGGAGGACACCACGGATGTGCTGGTGGACTCGCTGGGTGACACGGGCATGCCCGCCAACTTCGACCCGAATGCCCTGGGTGCCTTCAGCCAAGGTGAGATGACCGGCCAGGTTCCCCAGATGGGAGAAGATGGCCCCTTCAGCTTCTTGGAGCAAACAGACCCTGAGATGACGGCCGACCTGCTGTCGCAAGAACGCCCGGCCACGGCGGCGGGGGTTCTCAGCCAGGTCAATCCGGGCTTCGCGGAAATGGTGCTGTCCGTGATGTCCCCTGAACTCCAGGACGACATCTTGAATCGGATGCAGAGCGGCTCGACGCTCCCGGCTTTCCAGGCTCGCCAGGTGGCAAACAACCTGAAGCGCCGACTTGGCGTTCCGGCGTAG
- a CDS encoding flagellar biosynthesis protein FlhA yields MAGPGASPAASNLLYDLALAAVVMCVLAILILPIPLWLLDVLIIANLAMALITVVVSLYIIRPLDFASFPSLLLILTLLRLSINVATAKCILLHAEAGYVIHTFAEYVIRGNYLVGILIFLILILMQFIVVTEGSKRVAEVAARFTLDAMPAKQMAIDGELAQGMIDLHEAKRRRRDVEREANFFGSMDGANKFVKGDAIMGIVIMVVNIIGGFLVGVLMKDMEMADAAETYTLLTVGDGLVTMIPSLLISLSAGFVATRANSDFNLAMDLKTQLFTDAKTMGIASAILMLFGFFLPPHWPFFLIALAVAITAFLAYRAKLLGNQTTADGLPAEPGDAAYGGDEPDPDEDLKNPETVMKMIGVPPLTLELGLDLVPLVDPTLGGELMDRVVPMRVTIAMELGFIMPGIQFKDNLNLRPNTYQVLVKGNVVASGELLIGYMLAIQNNNTDTSEELVGFPTTEPAFGKPAVWVAGAEAQRATQLGYIVQDPTNVLIAHLDEVVRAHASEILSREEVQIMLNKVRDKAPTTVKELVPDKLELGEVQRVLQSLLKERVSIRDLATILEKLSDFSKTVKDPLLLSELVRATMARQICASLADENGNLYVITLDQRTEQSMKDAIVQGPAGQVMAINPQIRALIVERLSQAYQEAAMQGRTPAVLCDPVVRPHLKPLMERFLPTLTVLSHSEIHPKFRVQAVGNVSLSAIAAS; encoded by the coding sequence ATGGCCGGTCCGGGCGCGTCCCCAGCCGCTTCGAATCTTTTGTACGACCTTGCCCTGGCAGCGGTCGTCATGTGCGTGCTGGCCATCCTGATTTTGCCCATTCCACTGTGGCTGCTCGATGTCCTGATCATCGCAAACCTCGCGATGGCCCTGATCACGGTTGTCGTCTCGCTGTACATCATTCGCCCACTGGACTTCGCATCCTTCCCTTCGCTGTTGCTGATCCTCACGCTGCTGCGCCTGAGTATCAACGTGGCGACCGCGAAATGTATTCTGCTACACGCTGAAGCGGGTTATGTCATTCATACTTTTGCCGAATACGTCATCCGCGGGAACTACCTCGTCGGTATTTTGATCTTCCTGATCCTCATCCTGATGCAGTTCATCGTCGTGACGGAGGGTTCCAAGCGGGTGGCCGAAGTGGCCGCACGCTTCACCCTGGACGCGATGCCCGCCAAGCAGATGGCCATCGATGGCGAACTGGCGCAAGGCATGATCGACCTGCACGAAGCTAAGCGACGGCGGCGTGACGTGGAGCGCGAAGCCAACTTTTTCGGCTCGATGGACGGTGCCAACAAGTTCGTCAAAGGCGACGCGATCATGGGGATCGTGATCATGGTGGTCAACATCATCGGCGGATTCCTGGTAGGCGTCCTGATGAAGGACATGGAGATGGCGGACGCCGCAGAGACCTACACCCTGCTGACGGTCGGCGATGGGCTGGTCACCATGATTCCCTCGCTGCTCATCTCGCTCTCGGCAGGCTTCGTGGCCACGCGCGCGAACTCGGACTTCAATCTGGCGATGGACCTGAAGACCCAGCTGTTCACGGACGCCAAGACCATGGGCATCGCCTCTGCCATCTTGATGTTGTTCGGCTTCTTCCTCCCACCGCACTGGCCATTTTTCCTGATCGCCCTGGCGGTTGCCATCACGGCCTTCCTGGCCTACCGCGCCAAATTGCTTGGAAACCAAACCACGGCCGATGGCTTGCCCGCAGAGCCCGGCGACGCGGCCTATGGCGGCGACGAACCAGACCCGGACGAGGACCTCAAAAACCCCGAAACCGTGATGAAGATGATCGGCGTGCCCCCCTTGACCCTGGAACTGGGGCTCGATCTGGTTCCCCTGGTGGATCCCACCCTCGGCGGCGAACTGATGGACAGGGTCGTTCCGATGCGGGTGACGATCGCCATGGAACTCGGCTTCATCATGCCCGGCATCCAGTTCAAGGACAATCTGAATCTGCGTCCCAACACCTACCAGGTCCTCGTGAAGGGCAACGTGGTGGCATCAGGTGAGTTGCTGATTGGCTATATGCTCGCGATCCAGAACAACAACACCGATACGTCAGAGGAACTGGTCGGATTCCCGACCACCGAACCGGCCTTCGGCAAACCCGCCGTCTGGGTGGCAGGAGCCGAAGCGCAACGCGCCACCCAACTCGGCTACATTGTGCAAGATCCGACCAACGTGCTGATCGCGCACCTCGATGAAGTGGTCCGCGCGCACGCGTCGGAAATTCTCAGCCGTGAAGAAGTCCAGATCATGCTCAACAAGGTGCGTGACAAGGCTCCCACCACCGTCAAAGAACTGGTACCGGACAAGCTTGAACTCGGCGAGGTCCAACGTGTTCTGCAATCCCTGCTGAAAGAGAGGGTCAGCATCCGCGACCTGGCCACGATCCTCGAAAAACTGTCGGATTTCTCGAAGACCGTCAAGGATCCCCTGCTTCTATCCGAACTGGTCCGAGCGACCATGGCGCGCCAGATCTGCGCGTCACTGGCCGACGAGAATGGAAACCTGTACGTCATCACGCTCGACCAGCGCACGGAGCAATCCATGAAGGATGCCATCGTTCAAGGCCCGGCAGGACAGGTCATGGCCATCAATCCACAAATTCGCGCACTGATCGTGGAGCGCCTGTCTCAGGCATACCAGGAAGCCGCCATGCAGGGCCGCACACCGGCCGTGCTGTGCGACCCCGTGGTGCGGCCTCACCTCAAACCTCTGATGGAGCGATTCTTGCCCACCCTGACCGTACTCTCGCACAGCGAGATCCACCCCAAGTTCCGCGTGCAAGCTGTCGGGAATGTGAGTCTCAGCGCCATCGCGGCCAGCTGA
- a CDS encoding flagellin, which produces MLSTIHNSMLASRVSDFTKKTNQAMDRISSGSKLNTSWENPAAFSVAETYRTEVNTARSVASSLQDAINIVRIGEDGIRSIVDVLQDMREVVVQAANGTNTQENLGFYQKQLDTMKGVLFQAYITAKNFRVSFEGDETADRVLNFMVGTNPGDTMAVDYNPLRDTMKALVMEAYGYKALYEDPQAKLFLGTLGVYPPPPPSMPVPPSMLQPGFPLGTTFDQMYPNKLLINPSTPENVSAAFATLDKAKGGLLQQETYLGTVSQRLELHLTIVQKFEASVATAESSLRDADLAVESTNLTKAQVLQSASQAMLVQANARLSQVLELIRQN; this is translated from the coding sequence ATGCTGTCCACGATTCACAACTCGATGCTGGCAAGCCGGGTTTCCGACTTCACCAAGAAGACCAATCAGGCCATGGACCGCATTTCGAGCGGCAGCAAGCTGAACACGTCTTGGGAAAACCCTGCCGCCTTCAGCGTCGCGGAAACCTACCGCACCGAGGTGAACACCGCGCGCTCGGTAGCAAGCTCGCTGCAGGACGCCATCAACATCGTCCGCATCGGCGAGGACGGCATCCGGAGCATCGTAGACGTCTTGCAAGACATGCGCGAGGTGGTCGTGCAAGCGGCCAACGGAACCAACACGCAGGAAAACTTGGGTTTCTATCAAAAACAGCTGGACACCATGAAAGGTGTGCTGTTTCAGGCCTACATCACCGCCAAGAACTTTCGCGTCAGTTTTGAGGGCGATGAAACGGCAGACCGAGTCTTGAACTTCATGGTGGGCACCAATCCAGGTGACACGATGGCGGTCGACTATAACCCGCTGAGAGACACCATGAAGGCACTGGTCATGGAAGCTTATGGATACAAGGCCCTATACGAAGATCCACAAGCTAAACTCTTCCTCGGCACGCTGGGAGTGTACCCGCCCCCCCCACCGTCCATGCCCGTGCCTCCCAGCATGCTCCAACCGGGCTTTCCGCTCGGCACCACGTTTGACCAGATGTATCCCAACAAGTTGCTGATCAACCCGTCAACACCGGAAAACGTGTCCGCCGCCTTCGCCACGCTCGACAAGGCCAAGGGTGGACTCCTTCAGCAGGAGACGTATCTTGGCACGGTGAGTCAACGCCTCGAACTGCATCTCACAATCGTACAGAAGTTTGAAGCCTCGGTCGCCACGGCCGAGTCGTCCCTGCGCGACGCCGATCTCGCGGTGGAATCCACCAACCTGACCAAGGCGCAGGTGCTTCAGTCCGCCTCGCAAGCCATGCTGGTTCAGGCCAACGCCCGCCTGTCTCAGGTCCTTGAACTCATTCGCCAGAACTGA